In Carettochelys insculpta isolate YL-2023 chromosome 25, ASM3395843v1, whole genome shotgun sequence, one DNA window encodes the following:
- the LOC142001476 gene encoding nicotinamide N-methyltransferase-like, with the protein MKSLYGDTKRSIMTEFTGGDVYQAEFDPKAFLEYFKLGEDTWRDDFLIFILKQYCKTFASGELQGDTLIDIGSGPNIHQLLSACESFQEIIASDYTDRNRQELEQWLKNEPGAFDWTPVVKYVCELEGDRQKKAEKEAKLRQAIKRVLKCDVHKSNPMDPLTLPPADCLISSLCLEAACQDQNTYRMALKNISSLLKPGGHLVLSGDLGCSFFMVGPKRFSCLVLKEEFLREALNETGFSIQEFEVLCRDENIIDDSSDFSGMYFILARKEAAI; encoded by the exons ATGAAGAGTTTATATGGTGACACAAAGCGAAG CATCATGACTGAATTCACCGGAGGGGATGTTTACCAGGCAGAATTTGACCCAAAGGCCTTCCTGGAATATTTTAAGCTTGGGGAAGACACCTGGAGAGATGACTTTCTTATCTTCATCCTGAAACAATACTGTAAAACCTTCGCTTCAG GTGAGCTGCAAGGCGACACCTTGATTGACATCGGCAGTGGACCAAACATCCACCAGCTCCTCTCTGCCTGTGAGTCCTTTCAGGAGATCATCGCTTCAGACTATACAGACCGGAACCGCCAGGAACTGGAGCAATGGCTGAAGAATGAGCCGGGAGCATTTGACTGGACGCCCGTGGTGAAATACGTGTGTGAGCTGGAAGGAGACAG GCAAAAGAAGGCTGAGAAAGAGGCCAAGTTAAGGCAAGCCATCAAACGAGTTCTAAAATGTGATGTCCACAAAAGCAACCCCATGGATCCACTCACCCTGCCTCCAGCTGACTGCCTGATCTCCTCACTGTGCTTGGAAGCTGCTTGCCAGGATCAGAACACGTACCGCATGGCACTGAAGAACATCAGCTCACTGTTAAAACCAGGAGGACACTTGGTGCTGAGTGGAGATTTGGGCTGCAGTTTCTTCATGGTTGGCCCAAAAAGGTTCTCTTGTTTGGTCTTAAAAGAGGAATTTCTGAGGGAAGCCCTCAATGAAACTGGCTTCAGCATTCAGGAGTTTGAGGTTCTCTGTAGGGATGAGAATATCATTGACGACAGCTCTGATTTCTCTGGGATGTACTTTATTCTCGCTCGCAAAGAAGCAGCAATATAA